A stretch of the Janthinobacterium sp. B9-8 genome encodes the following:
- the ahcY gene encoding adenosylhomocysteinase, with protein sequence MANTDFKVADLSLADWGRKEIRIAETEMPGLMSVRTEYAKAQPLKGARIAGSIHMTIQTAVLIEALQALGAEVRWVSCNIFSTQDHAAAAIAAAGTSVFAHKGETLEEYWDFTHRIFDFPNNQYANMILDDGGDATILLHLGARAETDLSVISAPSNEEEIVLFASIKATLAKDPKWYSTRLSYIKGVTEETTTGVHRLYKMHSEGRLSFPAINVNDAVTKSKFDNLYGCRESLVDGIKRATDVMIAGKAAVVLGYGDVGKGCAQSLRGLGATVYVTEIDPICALQAAMEGYRVVTMDSICDQGDIFVTTTGNVGVITHEHMIKMRNNAIVCNIGHFDSEIQVASLRQYEWENVKPQVDHIIFPDGKRIILLAEGRLVNLGCATGHPSFVMSNSFTNQVLAQIELFTKTEQYPVGVYVLPKHLDEMVARLHLKKIGATLTELTDEQSAYIDVPKQGPYKPAHYRY encoded by the coding sequence GTGGCAAATACTGATTTTAAAGTTGCTGATCTATCTTTGGCAGATTGGGGCCGTAAAGAAATTCGCATTGCAGAAACAGAAATGCCCGGCCTGATGTCGGTGCGGACCGAGTACGCCAAAGCGCAGCCACTTAAAGGCGCTCGTATCGCGGGTTCCATCCATATGACGATCCAGACTGCCGTGCTAATTGAAGCACTGCAAGCCTTAGGTGCCGAAGTTCGCTGGGTATCGTGCAATATTTTCTCCACCCAAGACCACGCCGCAGCGGCCATTGCCGCAGCAGGCACATCTGTATTTGCCCACAAAGGCGAAACACTCGAAGAATACTGGGATTTCACCCACCGCATTTTTGATTTCCCCAATAACCAATACGCCAATATGATTCTGGACGATGGCGGTGATGCCACCATCTTGCTGCACCTTGGCGCACGCGCAGAAACAGATCTTTCGGTGATTTCAGCACCCAGCAACGAAGAAGAAATCGTGCTGTTTGCCTCAATCAAAGCCACGCTGGCAAAAGATCCTAAGTGGTACTCCACCCGCCTTTCCTATATCAAGGGCGTAACCGAAGAAACCACTACCGGTGTACACCGCCTCTACAAAATGCACAGTGAAGGCCGTCTCTCTTTCCCGGCCATTAATGTCAACGACGCCGTTACCAAATCTAAATTCGACAATCTTTACGGCTGCCGAGAGTCCTTAGTTGACGGAATTAAACGCGCCACCGACGTGATGATCGCCGGTAAGGCCGCCGTAGTACTCGGCTATGGCGATGTGGGCAAAGGCTGCGCCCAAAGCCTGCGTGGCTTGGGTGCGACCGTTTACGTCACCGAAATCGACCCGATTTGCGCGCTACAAGCCGCCATGGAAGGCTACCGCGTAGTCACTATGGATAGCATTTGCGATCAAGGCGATATTTTTGTCACCACCACCGGCAATGTGGGCGTGATTACTCACGAACATATGATCAAAATGCGCAATAACGCCATCGTCTGCAATATCGGCCACTTCGATAGCGAAATTCAGGTGGCGTCCTTACGTCAATACGAATGGGAAAACGTAAAGCCACAAGTCGATCATATTATTTTTCCAGATGGCAAACGCATCATCCTGCTGGCCGAAGGGCGCTTGGTCAATCTGGGCTGCGCCACTGGCCACCCCAGCTTTGTGATGTCCAACTCCTTCACCAATCAAGTGCTGGCGCAAATCGAGCTATTTACCAAAACCGAACAATACCCGGTGGGCGTCTACGTGCTGCCTAAACACCTCGATGAAATGGTCGCCCGATTGCACTTAAAGAAAATCGGCGCAACACTCACCGAGCTAACAGACGAGCAATCAGCCTATATCGACGTGCCAAAACAAGGGCCTTATAAACCGGCGCATTATCGGTATTGA
- a CDS encoding substrate-binding periplasmic protein → MKKNIVRFFCIGLCAMPTMAATLELVTLQYPPYQYEENGEIKGFVVDIVKEAFRRLQQPIKITLMPWTRSIKMIEDGAADAIFTAYKTPERELFADYSKEVLMPQAVSLFILKDSTIKFDGDLYKLANYSFGVVSKVSYGDVFDNAVKSKIIKTPDTTQTGEQNIEKLLAGRFDILVSNKYGALDILNRKGVADKVKELAPEVQAIPSFMAFSKKRNLSQLRDRFDEVLLAMKKDGSYERIIASQSKIELKK, encoded by the coding sequence ATGAAAAAAAATATCGTCAGATTCTTCTGCATCGGCTTGTGCGCTATGCCCACTATGGCTGCAACGCTTGAGCTGGTTACTTTGCAATATCCCCCTTATCAATATGAAGAAAATGGCGAGATTAAAGGATTTGTTGTTGATATCGTAAAAGAAGCATTTCGTCGCTTACAACAGCCCATAAAAATCACCCTGATGCCTTGGACTCGCTCAATAAAAATGATTGAAGACGGTGCGGCCGATGCCATTTTTACAGCATATAAAACCCCGGAAAGAGAGCTATTTGCAGATTATTCAAAAGAAGTACTGATGCCGCAGGCAGTTTCATTATTTATTTTAAAAGATTCAACGATTAAATTTGATGGTGATTTATATAAACTGGCCAATTATAGCTTTGGCGTGGTAAGTAAAGTAAGTTATGGTGATGTTTTTGATAATGCAGTTAAAAGCAAAATCATTAAAACACCAGACACCACCCAGACTGGCGAGCAAAATATAGAAAAACTATTGGCAGGACGATTTGATATTTTGGTAAGCAATAAATACGGCGCGCTGGATATTTTAAACCGCAAAGGCGTGGCAGATAAAGTGAAAGAGCTTGCGCCGGAAGTACAAGCAATTCCCAGCTTTATGGCGTTTTCTAAAAAAAGAAACTTAAGCCAGCTGCGGGATCGATTTGATGAGGTTTTATTAGCAATGAAAAAAGACGGTAGCTATGAAAGGATCATTGCCAGTCAGAGCAAAATTGAATTAAAAAAATAA
- a CDS encoding aminopeptidase P family protein, with translation MFQPEIYRQRRATLSASLPDSLILLLGNVDSPMNYSDNIFPFIQDSSFRYYFGLNEPGLAGLIDTANDVITLFGNEPEVADIVWTGPQPSLTERAATAGIAQSQPYAKLGEALAAGIRVQYLAPYRGETILELAKLLGCDSSKVKAGFSTDLTHAVVAQREIKDQDEIAEMEKVLAITRDVHHAAMRASHPGVIEHQVVGLMEGIVRSYDLQLAYPSIFSRNGEVLHNHHHHQVLQKGDLVLNDTGATSSGGYASDITRTIPVGGKFSPRQRELYDAVLAMQTEAIAALKPGLPYLTAHKLAAKVMVTAMSKLGFFKGDADAIVESGAYAIAFPHGLGHQIGLDVHDMESLGENLVGYGTGVERSSLFGMGYLRLGKPLKAGMVITVEPGIYFIPALIDSWQAEGRYSDMINYAKFNEYKDFGGIRIEDNVLITTTGSRILGPHIARTAEEVEAVMLAV, from the coding sequence ATGTTTCAGCCCGAAATCTATCGTCAACGCCGTGCCACACTCTCTGCCAGCTTGCCGGATAGCCTGATTTTGCTGCTAGGCAACGTCGATTCGCCCATGAATTACTCGGATAATATTTTCCCGTTTATTCAAGACAGCAGCTTTCGCTACTACTTTGGCCTAAACGAGCCCGGCCTTGCTGGCCTGATTGATACCGCCAATGATGTGATCACGCTATTTGGTAATGAGCCAGAAGTGGCCGACATTGTTTGGACCGGCCCACAGCCCAGCTTAACTGAGCGTGCAGCCACAGCAGGCATCGCTCAAAGCCAGCCTTATGCAAAGCTAGGTGAAGCATTGGCCGCAGGCATTCGCGTGCAATATTTAGCGCCTTATCGTGGCGAAACGATTCTGGAGCTCGCCAAGTTATTAGGCTGTGATAGCTCAAAAGTAAAAGCCGGTTTTTCTACCGATTTAACGCATGCCGTTGTTGCCCAACGTGAAATCAAGGACCAGGACGAAATCGCCGAAATGGAAAAAGTGCTGGCGATTACCCGCGATGTGCATCACGCCGCAATGCGCGCTTCGCACCCTGGTGTAATCGAGCATCAAGTAGTTGGCCTGATGGAAGGCATTGTTCGCAGCTATGATTTACAGCTGGCTTACCCAAGTATTTTCTCCAGAAACGGAGAAGTGCTGCACAACCACCACCATCATCAAGTACTGCAAAAAGGTGATTTGGTACTCAACGATACCGGAGCCACCTCATCCGGCGGCTACGCCAGCGACATCACCCGCACTATTCCGGTAGGGGGCAAATTCAGCCCGCGCCAGCGCGAGTTGTATGATGCCGTGCTGGCCATGCAAACCGAAGCGATTGCCGCACTAAAACCCGGCCTGCCTTATCTGACCGCTCACAAGCTGGCTGCCAAAGTAATGGTTACAGCGATGTCCAAATTGGGCTTCTTTAAAGGTGACGCTGACGCAATTGTTGAATCCGGCGCTTACGCCATCGCCTTCCCGCACGGCCTTGGCCACCAAATTGGCCTCGATGTACATGATATGGAAAGTCTGGGTGAAAACTTGGTTGGCTACGGGACCGGGGTTGAGCGCAGCAGCTTGTTTGGCATGGGCTACTTACGCCTAGGCAAGCCATTGAAAGCCGGCATGGTGATTACCGTAGAGCCAGGCATCTACTTTATCCCCGCTCTGATCGACAGCTGGCAGGCCGAAGGACGTTATAGCGATATGATTAATTACGCCAAATTTAACGAGTACAAAGACTTTGGCGGCATCCGTATCGAAGACAATGTGCTGATCACGACCACCGGCAGCCGCATCCTAGGGCCGCATATTGCTCGCACGGCAGAGGAAGTTGAGGCGGTGATGTTGGCTGTTTAA
- the grxD gene encoding Grx4 family monothiol glutaredoxin, whose product MSTQDLIRQQVTENAVVLYMKGTPTFPQCGFSAGAVQMLKNCGVSFAAVNVLADADIRQGIKEYANWPTIPQLYIKGEFVGGSDIMKELFATGELQKMLEGIAEE is encoded by the coding sequence ATGAGCACTCAAGACCTAATTCGCCAACAAGTGACAGAAAACGCAGTGGTGCTGTATATGAAAGGCACACCAACATTCCCACAGTGCGGCTTTTCTGCTGGCGCTGTACAGATGCTCAAAAACTGTGGCGTGTCTTTTGCTGCTGTTAATGTACTGGCTGATGCTGATATTCGCCAAGGCATTAAAGAATACGCAAACTGGCCAACTATTCCTCAGCTCTATATCAAGGGCGAGTTTGTAGGTGGCTCCGACATTATGAAAGAGCTGTTTGCCACGGGTGAGCTGCAAAAAATGCTGGAAGGTATTGCAGAGGAATAA
- a CDS encoding glutathione S-transferase encodes MKLITSYTSPFGRKVRIVLAEKRIEYQLIEDNPWSAESSISTLNPLGKVPVLLLDDGRTLYDSRVIVDFLDHSSPVGKLIPHDHRQAVNTKRREALADGISDAAVLIRLERIRPPHLQSTEWITLQQNKIEHGLEHIASELDEKKWWGGDLFSLADVALGCTLAYLDFRLPELDWQSRHPNLAKFYSKLEERPSFTETAPPMI; translated from the coding sequence ATGAAGCTAATCACCTCATATACCAGCCCTTTCGGCCGTAAAGTACGTATTGTTCTTGCCGAGAAGCGCATTGAATATCAACTGATTGAAGATAATCCCTGGTCAGCCGAAAGCAGCATCAGCACGCTCAACCCGCTAGGCAAAGTGCCGGTTCTCTTACTCGACGATGGCAGAACACTCTATGACTCGAGAGTCATTGTGGATTTTCTGGACCACAGCTCGCCCGTCGGTAAACTGATTCCCCATGACCATAGGCAAGCAGTCAATACCAAGCGCCGTGAAGCGCTGGCCGATGGAATTAGCGATGCGGCGGTGCTGATCAGGCTAGAGCGAATTCGCCCGCCTCATTTGCAATCCACTGAATGGATCACACTTCAGCAAAACAAAATAGAGCACGGCCTTGAGCATATCGCCAGTGAATTAGACGAGAAGAAATGGTGGGGAGGTGATTTATTTTCTCTAGCCGACGTGGCGCTGGGCTGCACACTAGCCTATCTTGATTTTCGCTTGCCAGAGCTGGATTGGCAGAGCCGCCACCCAAACCTCGCTAAGTTTTACAGCAAGCTGGAAGAGCGCCCCTCTTTTACCGAAACCGCTCCACCGATGATTTGA
- a CDS encoding alpha/beta hydrolase family protein — MGNPIKDEVQLEQTSSLKQAKKLTQPLLLAYGGENRRVPYEHGTLLRKAVEQQNPGVE, encoded by the coding sequence ATGGGCAATCCTATTAAGGATGAGGTGCAGCTGGAACAAACTTCATCACTCAAACAAGCTAAAAAACTGACACAACCCCTGCTGCTAGCCTATGGCGGAGAAAATCGGCGAGTTCCTTATGAGCATGGCACTTTATTGCGTAAAGCGGTGGAGCAACAAAATCCGGGAGTGGAGTGA
- a CDS encoding trimeric intracellular cation channel family protein, with amino-acid sequence MLLYTIYLIAITAEAMSGALMGMRRNMDLFGICFIGTVTALGGGTARDVMLGHYPLGWVAHPQYLLFTIGAAVLTALIASHLHHLRRLFLIVDALGLVAFTIIGCNIGMEAGVHPGIAIMAGVVTGVFGGLLRDVLCNQVPMVLSREIYASVSLATGALYILLHYLKVETGLASMIALLAGFSFRLLAMHLRWQLPVLRGEHIKGFD; translated from the coding sequence ATGCTGCTTTACACTATTTATTTAATCGCCATCACCGCAGAAGCTATGTCGGGAGCGCTAATGGGTATGCGCCGCAATATGGATTTATTCGGCATTTGTTTTATTGGCACGGTTACCGCGCTCGGTGGCGGCACGGCACGCGATGTGATGCTGGGCCACTACCCTCTGGGCTGGGTGGCACATCCGCAATATCTGCTATTTACCATTGGTGCCGCCGTTTTAACGGCTTTGATCGCCAGCCATTTGCATCATCTGCGTCGTTTATTCTTGATTGTTGATGCGCTAGGCTTGGTGGCATTCACCATTATTGGCTGCAATATCGGCATGGAAGCAGGCGTTCATCCTGGCATTGCCATCATGGCAGGCGTTGTAACTGGCGTATTTGGCGGGCTATTGCGCGATGTGCTGTGTAATCAAGTGCCCATGGTGCTTAGCCGCGAAATTTACGCCAGCGTGTCGCTCGCTACTGGCGCTTTATATATTTTGCTGCATTACTTAAAAGTAGAAACCGGCCTCGCCTCAATGATTGCTTTGCTGGCAGGCTTTAGCTTCAGGCTATTAGCAATGCATTTACGCTGGCAACTACCCGTATTGCGTGGCGAGCATATTAAGGGCTTTGACTAA
- a CDS encoding substrate-binding periplasmic protein, producing MPKLLIMLCFYSALALAEPLKLVTGSDYAPFTDPSLPDGGLATALIKKVMAEANQPYHLEWRPWANGYSATQKGLYIATFPYISTPERRKFFDYSDPLFVLEMRVFAMPGSALDGTQPETLVGKRYCHPVGWGFIGPIEAMINKGQLRPIRPYDMSTCIRLLAQGKADFIITDQIQGQETIAHLNNLPSIPVSSGGVIEKSTLHLITPKNNPQAQQFLIRFNKALQTLRDQQQ from the coding sequence ATGCCCAAGCTGCTAATTATGCTTTGCTTTTACAGCGCGCTAGCGCTGGCCGAGCCACTGAAATTAGTGACTGGTTCAGATTATGCCCCGTTTACCGATCCCTCTTTGCCAGATGGCGGGCTTGCAACCGCCTTGATCAAAAAAGTGATGGCAGAAGCCAACCAACCCTACCATTTAGAATGGCGGCCTTGGGCCAATGGCTATAGTGCCACACAAAAAGGTCTGTATATCGCAACCTTTCCCTATATCAGCACGCCAGAGCGCCGTAAATTCTTTGATTATTCCGACCCGCTCTTTGTGCTGGAAATGCGCGTCTTTGCCATGCCCGGCAGCGCTCTGGATGGCACGCAGCCCGAAACCTTAGTAGGAAAACGCTACTGCCATCCGGTAGGCTGGGGCTTTATTGGCCCAATAGAAGCCATGATTAATAAAGGCCAGCTCCGCCCCATCCGTCCCTATGATATGAGCACCTGCATACGCTTACTTGCTCAAGGCAAAGCCGATTTTATTATTACCGATCAAATTCAGGGCCAGGAAACCATTGCACATCTCAATAATTTGCCATCCATTCCTGTCTCAAGCGGCGGGGTTATAGAAAAAAGTACTCTGCACCTGATTACCCCTAAAAATAATCCCCAAGCCCAGCAATTTCTAATCCGCTTTAATAAGGCACTGCAAACGCTGCGCGATCAGCAACAATAA
- a CDS encoding HTH-type transcriptional regulator ArgP, which produces MNLDPKQTEALRAVIETGSFEQAAVRLHLTASAVSQRVRALESNLGNPLVVRSRPARATLVGQRLLQYLRRVMQLEADLASDLAVERYSPLLLTIALNADTLGTWFFPALAQALVKEEVLIDLIVEDQDHTYTLLESGMAIGCIGSEEKPMKGCFADALGVMRYRLVASKSFCQRWFPQGMNRNDARRAPVVAYSHKDTLQAGFLENHFGLLPDAYPCHYVPGTEPHLAAICHGLGYGMVPEPLLGESIVDLIDLAPEYPCDVKLFWHSWKVQSPRMEALSKQIVDAARAVLGGVKHG; this is translated from the coding sequence GTGAATTTAGACCCCAAGCAAACAGAGGCACTGCGAGCGGTGATTGAAACCGGCAGCTTTGAGCAGGCAGCTGTGCGCCTGCATCTCACCGCATCGGCCGTGTCACAGCGGGTACGTGCGCTGGAAAGTAATTTGGGCAATCCCTTGGTGGTGCGCAGCCGTCCGGCCCGTGCCACGCTAGTTGGCCAGCGCCTATTGCAATATTTGCGCCGCGTGATGCAGCTGGAGGCTGATCTGGCTTCTGATTTAGCGGTAGAGCGTTATTCGCCGCTTTTACTCACCATTGCTCTGAATGCCGATACCTTGGGGACATGGTTTTTCCCGGCGCTGGCGCAGGCTTTGGTAAAGGAAGAAGTGCTTATCGATTTAATCGTTGAAGATCAGGATCACACTTACACCCTGCTTGAATCTGGCATGGCGATAGGCTGTATTGGTAGCGAGGAAAAACCCATGAAAGGCTGTTTTGCCGATGCCTTAGGTGTGATGCGCTATCGTTTGGTGGCGAGCAAAAGCTTTTGCCAGCGCTGGTTTCCTCAGGGCATGAATCGCAACGATGCCCGCCGTGCTCCGGTGGTGGCTTATTCTCACAAAGACACACTGCAAGCGGGCTTTCTGGAAAACCACTTTGGCCTACTACCTGATGCTTATCCCTGCCATTATGTACCCGGCACCGAGCCACACCTTGCCGCGATTTGCCACGGGCTGGGCTATGGCATGGTGCCTGAGCCGCTGCTGGGTGAGTCCATTGTTGATTTAATTGATCTTGCCCCCGAATACCCTTGCGATGTAAAGCTCTTCTGGCACTCATGGAAAGTGCAATCGCCGCGCATGGAAGCGTTATCAAAGCAGATTGTAGATGCGGCAAGGGCGGTACTGGGCGGGGTAAAGCATGGTTAG